The sequence TCGCCCGGCTCACCGACCCGGACGGCTTCATCATCACCTGCGCCGACGACCCGGGCGGCCGCCGGCTGGCTGAGACGCTGCGCGCGGAGGGCCGCCGGGTGCACACCTACGGCCTGTCTCCCGACGCCGACCTGCGGCTGGACGACATGGCCTCCACCGCGCAGGGCGTGCGCTTCCTGGCCGGGATCGACGGCCACTCGCTGGGCGAGATCCGGCTGCCGGTGCCGGGGCGGCACATGGGGCTCAACAGCGCCTCGGCGGTGCTCACCGCGTACCTGCTGGGGCTGCCCGTGGAGGCGGCCGAGGTGGCGCTGGGCGCCTTCCCCGGCGTACGCCGGCGCTTCGAGCGCAAGGGCGTCGCGGACGGCGTGCTGGTCTACGACGAGTACGCGTACCACCCGACCTCGATGACGCTGGCGTTGCAGACGCTGCGCGAGGTGGCCGGGGACGGCCGGCTGATCGTGGTCTTCCAGCCCTACCGGCTCTACCGCACCCGGGACCTCCAGGCGGAGATCGCCGCGGCGCTGGGCATCGCCGACGAGCTGGTGCTGCTGGAGGTCTTCGGGCCGGGCGAGCTGCGCCAGCCGGGGGAGGGCTCCGCGGCCCTGGTCGAGGCGGTGCCGCTGGACGCCGCGAACAAGGTGTTCGTCGACTCCTGGGAGGACGCGCCGGTCGAGGTGGCCCGGCGGGCCCGCCCCGGCGACGTGGTGGTGACCATGGGCGCCCCGCCGATCTCCCTGATGGGGGACCAGCTGATCGACGCCCTCACCGCGCGGGCCTCCGGCGGCGCCGCCGACCCGACGGCCCTCGGCGTGGCCGTCGACCCGGACGGCGCGGCCTCCGCCGCCGGATGAGCCCGGGTCCGGCGCGCGGCCGTACCGCCGGCACGGACGGCGGCGGCCCCCGGCGCAACCCGGTCCGGCGCTGGCAGCTCGTCCGGGCCGGCAGCGACGCCGTCCCGCCGTCCACCCGGCGGTTCATGGCCCGGGCGCGGCAGCGGCGGATGCGGGCGGCCCTGCCCTGGGCCGTGGCCGCCGCGGTGCTCGCCGTGGCCACGCTGGTCGCCTGGACGGTGCTCGGCACCGGGCTGCTCGGGGTCCGCGAGGTGCGGGTGGTCGGCGCGGAGCTGGTCACCCCGGTCGAGGTGCGGGAGGCCGCGGGGGTGCCGGACGGCGTCCCGCTGGCCCGGGTGGACCTGGCCGCGACCGGCCGCCGGATCGGCGCGCTGGCCCCGGTGGAGCGGGCCACGGTCACCCGGGACTGGCCGGGCACCCTGGTGGTGACGGTGGTGGAGCGGACCGGGGTCGCGGCGGTGCCCCGGGACGGGCAGTTCGTCGTGCTCGACGCCGACGGGGTGGTGTTCCGGACGGTGCCGCGCGCCCCCGACGGCCTGCCGGTGGTCCGGCTGGCCAGCCCCGGCCCGGACGACCCGGGCACCCGGGCCGCGCTGGAGGTGCTGGCGGTGCTCACCCCGCCGCTGCGCGCGGAGCTGACCGAGCTCACCGTGCAGGGGCTGGCCCGGATCAGCCTCACCCTCCGTGGCGATCGGACGGTCGTCTGGGGTGACGCGACTCGGGGGGCGGACAAGGCGCGGGTGGCCACCGCGCTGTTGGGTCGCAAGGCCGACACGATCGACGTCAGCGCGCCCGACGTGGTCACCTTCAAGTGATACCGGCACGCCGGACGTGAGCCGTCCCGCCAATGGCGGCGACACGCCGGGCAGGTCCTTGGCTCTCGGCGTGGGGGCGCTTACGTTGCCCGGAAGAGGATCAGTGGTTGACATAACTGTAAGCCTCTAGTAGAGGGTGAGGGTTTATTCCTGATCCTCTGTGGTGACAGCTGTCGTCGACCGTCGGTCTGGCCACGCCGTACCCGGTCGGGGCGATGCCAATCTCGAAGGGAAAGGACCGGAGATGACACCTCCGCACAACTACCTGGCGGTCATCAAGGTCGTCGGCATCGGGGGCGGCGGCGTCAACGCCGTCAACCGGATGATCGAGGTTGGGCTCAAGGGCGTCGAGTTCATCGCGATCAACACCGACGCCCAGGCGCTGCTGATGAGTGACGCCGACGTCAAGCTCGACGTCGGCCGGGAGCTGACCCGGGGCCTCGGCGCCGGCGCCAACCCGGACGTCGGCAAGAACGCCGCCGAGGACCACCGCGACGAGATCGAGGAGGTGCTCAAGGGCGCCGACATGGTCTTCGTGACCTGCGGCGAGGGCGGCGGCACCGGCACCGGCGGCGCGCCGGTGGTGGCGAACATCGCCCGCAAGCTCGGCGCGCTGACCATCGGCGTGGTGACCCGGCCGTTCTCCTTCGAGGGCAAGCGCCGCCAGGTGCAGGCCGAGTCCGGCATAGACGAGCTGCGCAACCAGTGCGACACGCTGATCGTCATCCCGAATGACCGGCTGCTGGCGCTCGGGGACCGCAACATCTCCATGATGGACGCCTTCCGCACGGCCGACCAGGTGCTCCTCTCCGGCGTCCAGGGCATCACCGACCTGATCACCACGCCGGGTCTGATCAACCTGGACTTCGCCGACGTCAAGAGCGTGATGAGCGGCGCCGGCAGCGCGTTGATGGGCATCGGCAGCGCCCGCGGCGAGAACCGCGCGGTGGAGGCGGCCGAGGCGGCCATCTCCAGCCCGCTGCTGGAGCAGAGCATGGACGGCGCGCGGGGTGTGCTGCTCTCCATCGCCGGCGGCTCCGACCTGGGCCTGTTCGAGATCAACGACGCGGCCCAGCTGGTCACCGACGCGGCGCACCCGGAGGCCAACATCATCTTCGGCGCGGTCATCGACGACGCGCTCGGCGACGAGGTCCGGGTCACCGTCATCGCGGCCGGCTTCGACGGGGGCACGCCGTCGTACAAGGCGGCCGAGGCGCCGCGCAAGACCAACCAGAACCAGCCGGCGCCGCAGAACCCGCCGGTCGCGCCGTCGACCACCCTGCCGGCCCAGCAGCAGTCGCCGCGCCGGGTGCTCTTCGACGACGTGGACGTGCCCGACTTCCTCAAGAATGGTTCCTGAGCTCCGCCGATGACCGACGAACCAGCCACGGTACGGCCCGACCGGCGTGCCGAACTCGCGGCCGGGCTGGCCCGGGTCCGCACCCGGATCGCCGACGCCTGCGCCGACGCCGGACGGGACCGCGCCGAGGTCACCATGATCGCGGTCACCAAGACGTACCCGGCCGGCGACGTCGTCGCGCTGGCCGGGCTCGGGGTGACCGACGTGGGGGAGAACCGCGACCAGGAGGCCGCGCCGAAGGCGGCCGACGTGGCCGCCGCCGGGGTGGCCGTCCGCTGGCACTTCATCGGCCAGCTGCAACGCAACAAGGCCCGCTCGGTGGTCCGCTACGCCGACGTCGTGCACTCGGTGGACAGCGTCCGGCTGGCCCGGGCCCTGGCCGCGGCCGCGGCCGCCGGCCGGGACCGGCCACTGGACGCGCTGGTGCAGGTGAGCATCGACAGCGACCCGGC comes from Micromonospora purpureochromogenes and encodes:
- the ftsZ gene encoding cell division protein FtsZ, yielding MTPPHNYLAVIKVVGIGGGGVNAVNRMIEVGLKGVEFIAINTDAQALLMSDADVKLDVGRELTRGLGAGANPDVGKNAAEDHRDEIEEVLKGADMVFVTCGEGGGTGTGGAPVVANIARKLGALTIGVVTRPFSFEGKRRQVQAESGIDELRNQCDTLIVIPNDRLLALGDRNISMMDAFRTADQVLLSGVQGITDLITTPGLINLDFADVKSVMSGAGSALMGIGSARGENRAVEAAEAAISSPLLEQSMDGARGVLLSIAGGSDLGLFEINDAAQLVTDAAHPEANIIFGAVIDDALGDEVRVTVIAAGFDGGTPSYKAAEAPRKTNQNQPAPQNPPVAPSTTLPAQQQSPRRVLFDDVDVPDFLKNGS
- a CDS encoding cell division protein FtsQ/DivIB, whose translation is MSPGPARGRTAGTDGGGPRRNPVRRWQLVRAGSDAVPPSTRRFMARARQRRMRAALPWAVAAAVLAVATLVAWTVLGTGLLGVREVRVVGAELVTPVEVREAAGVPDGVPLARVDLAATGRRIGALAPVERATVTRDWPGTLVVTVVERTGVAAVPRDGQFVVLDADGVVFRTVPRAPDGLPVVRLASPGPDDPGTRAALEVLAVLTPPLRAELTELTVQGLARISLTLRGDRTVVWGDATRGADKARVATALLGRKADTIDVSAPDVVTFK
- a CDS encoding YggS family pyridoxal phosphate-dependent enzyme, with protein sequence MTDEPATVRPDRRAELAAGLARVRTRIADACADAGRDRAEVTMIAVTKTYPAGDVVALAGLGVTDVGENRDQEAAPKAADVAAAGVAVRWHFIGQLQRNKARSVVRYADVVHSVDSVRLARALAAAAAAGRDRPLDALVQVSIDSDPARGGALPDSADPDRGLGPVAEALAGADGLRLAGLMAVAPLGWELERAFARLAEVAARFRDRHPEATALSAGMSGDLEAAIKYGATHVRVGSALLGMRPTLR
- the murC gene encoding UDP-N-acetylmuramate--L-alanine ligase, whose protein sequence is MNTAQFTPAGTLTAEDLGRIHLIGVGGVGMSGLARLFLTRGLPVSGSELREWPSLAGLRALGGTIHMSHEVSNLDGVDTVVYSSAIPQDHLEMVEARRRGLRVLHRSEALAAAMTGRRTVAVAGTHGKTTTTSMVTMVLQQAGTDPSFVIGGEISEVGSGAHHGTGEYFVVEADESDRSFLIYRPYVSIITNIEADHLNTYGDLANLEATFAEFARLTDPDGFIITCADDPGGRRLAETLRAEGRRVHTYGLSPDADLRLDDMASTAQGVRFLAGIDGHSLGEIRLPVPGRHMGLNSASAVLTAYLLGLPVEAAEVALGAFPGVRRRFERKGVADGVLVYDEYAYHPTSMTLALQTLREVAGDGRLIVVFQPYRLYRTRDLQAEIAAALGIADELVLLEVFGPGELRQPGEGSAALVEAVPLDAANKVFVDSWEDAPVEVARRARPGDVVVTMGAPPISLMGDQLIDALTARASGGAADPTALGVAVDPDGAASAAG